The Streptomyces sp. ALI-76-A nucleotide sequence CCTGGTCAAGCTGGTGCTGACCGTGGTGGAACTGCTGCGCCAGCTCATGGAGCGCCAGGCGCTGCGCCGGTTCGACGCCGGCGATCTCGACGAGGAGCAGGAGGAGCGCATCGGGCTCACCCTGATGCTGCTCGACGACCGGATGACCGAGCTGCGGGAGCGTTACAGACTGCGGCCCGAGGACCTGAATCTGGACCTCGGGCCGCTGGGACCGCTGCTTCCCCGGGAGTGAACCCGGGCCCCGGGACAACCTCCCGGGGTCACCTCACCACCTGTACCAACGACTCCTGCCCCCGCCCGCGGTCGTACCCCGCATCAGGAAACCCAGAAGCCACAGCACCAGAACAGCCAGTGCAATCCACCAGAGCAGTTCCACCGCGAATCCGGCGCCGAAAAGAATCAGCACCAGAAGCAGTACCAGCAGAATGGGAACCATGACGAACCTCCTGTATTCCGTGTTTCCCGGAAACGCGGAATCAGGCTTCTTTTCGGCACAGGATCTCTCCGTGGAGCACACTGAACCACCCGTCCTCGCGGGCGCCCCACTCCCGCCACGCCTCGGCCACGGCCCGCAGTCGCTCGACGGTGGCGTGCCCGCCCGCCGTGGCCCGCTCCGCGTACCCGGAGGCCACCGTGCGGTCCGCCCACAGGCCGCTCCACCAGGCCCGCTCGTCGGCGGTGGCGAAGGTCCAGGTGCCGGACGTCGCCGTGACGTCCGTCAGGCCGGCCCGCAGCGCCCACGCTTTCAGCCGGCGTCCGGCGTCCGGCTCGCCGCCGTTGGCGCGGGCCACCCGGCGGTACAGGTCCAGCCAGTCGTCCATCCCGGGAGACCCGGGGTACCAGGTCATCGCCGCGTAGTCCGCGTCGCGCACGGCGACGAGACCGCCGGGCGCGGTGACCCGCCGCATCTCGCGCAGCGCCCGCACCGGGTCGCCGACGTGCTGGAGCACCTGATGGGCGTGGACCACGTCGAAGGTGTCGTCCGGGAAGTCGAGCGCGTGCACGTCGGCGACCGCGAGGTCGACGTTGGTGAGCCGGCGCCCGGCGGCCGTGGCCCGGGCCCGCTCCAGGATCCCCGGCGCGTGGTCGACGCCGGTGACGTGGCCCTCGGGGACCAGTTCCGCCAGGTCGGCGGTGATCGTGCCCGGCCCGCAGCCGATGTCCAGGATCCGCATGCGCGGCGTCAGGGAACCGAGCAGGTAGGCCGCCGAGTTGGCGGCGGTGCGCCAGGTGTGGGAACGCAGCACCGACTCGTGGTGCCCGTGCGTGTAGACGGCCGTCTCCCGGGCCTCGGACATGGCTGATCCCCTCTCGGCATACCGGCGCGCGAGGAACCGTGCGGCCCCTGCGGCGATACGGATCACCGTACGCCCGCATGTCGCATGTTGAGACCAGGTGTCTTGGTATGTGGACTGACGGGGAGGGATCGGCGAATCAGCCGGTGGGCAGCGGACGGTAGACGGTCAGGGCCTGCGGCAGCTTCTCCAGCGTCACCTCGCCCGCCGCCTCGGTGACCTCGCCGTCGTACGCCAGCAGCGTGCCCGGCCCGATGCCGGCCAGGTGGAGGCGGCCGACCTGGACCGCCGCGTGGGCGGGGGAGCGGGTCAGCGGTCCGGCGAGGGCGGCGGCGAGCAGCCGCACGGCGGGTCGGCGGCCGCCGTGCACGACCCGGACGTCGAGCCGCCCGTCCGCCAGGTCGAGCCGGCGGCCGGGCGTGAGGCCCATCCGGTGGTACGTGCCGTTGCCGACGAACACCAGCCACAGCGGCCGCGGTTCGCCCCGGAGCCGCGCCTCCAGCGGATGCCGGTCGGCGCGCACCACCCGCAGCGCGGCGAGCACCCCGGCCGGCCAGCCGCCGATCCGGGACGACCAGCGCTCCCGCTCACGCACCAGCTCGGGGTACACGCCCAGGCTGAAGGTGTTGAGGAAGAAGCCTTCCTGCGGGCCGCTGGTGAACCGGCCCACGTCCACCCGCACGCCCTCGCCCTCCTGGACGGCCCGGCTCAGATCGCGGACCCCCTCCACGCCGAGGTCGTAGGCGAAGTGGTTCAGCGTGCCGCCGGGCAGCACCGCGAGGGGCAGGCCGTGGCGCAGGGCGATGCCGGCGGCGGTGTTGACCGTGCCGTCGCCGCCGCACACCCCGAGCACCCGGGCGCGGGCCGCCGCCTTCTCCAGCGCGGCCGGTACGTCGGCCGGTTCGCACTCCACGATCTCGGCCGCGGGCAGCACGGCGCCCAGCGCGCGGACCCGGTCGGCGGTGCCCGAGCCGGTGTTCGCGACCATCACCAGTCCCTCGCCGTCCGGCAGCGCGGGCACCTCGGCGCGCGGCCGGGCCGACGGCACGGCCTGGGCCCGGGTCGGTACCAGCCGCCGTACGGCGAACGCGGCGCCCGCGCCCAGCGCGGCGCCCGCCAGCACGTCGCTCGGGAAGTGGACGCCGGTGTAGACGCGGGAGGCGGCCACCGAGAACGCGACCGGGGCCACCGCCGCGCCCCAGGACGGCGACTCCAGGGCGACCCCGGCGGCGAACGCGGCGGCGGAGGCGGAGTGACCGGACGGGAACGACGTGGTGATCGGCTGCCGCTTCAGCTGCCGGACCAGCGGCACCGGGTCCAGCACGGGCCGCGACCGGCGCACCGAGCGCTTGCCGAGGGTGTTGATGGTCACGGAGGCAAGGCTCAGCGAGGCCAGGCCCCGCGCGGCCGCCCGGCGGCCGCGCGGGGTGCGGGCCGCGGCCATCGCGGCCGCCGTCGCGAACCACAGCACCCCGTGGTTGGCGCTCCGGCTCAGCCGCGGCAGGACGCGCTCGGCGCCGGGCCAGTGACTTTCGGCGGCGAACTCGAACAGCCGGCAGTCGAGGGCCAGCAGCCGGTCGCGCAGGACGTGGGATCCGGGATTGAGGGCGGTGAGGTCGACGTCGGGACTCATGCCCTGCGTGTACCCCGGCCCGCACGGAACCTGTACGGCCCCACACACGCTGTGACGGCCCGGTCCGGGTGCCGGACCGGTGGGAAATCGGCTTGTCGGGGGCGGTTCCGCGACCGCAGACTGACTTCCCATGGGACACCTGGAAGCAGCGCACCTCGAGTACGACCTCCCCGACGGGAGGGCGCTGCTCGGCGATGTGTCCTTCCGGGTCGGCGAAGGGGCCGTCGTGGCACTCGTCGGACCCAACGGCGCCGGCAAGACGACCCTGCTGCGGCTGATCTCCGGCGAGCTGAAACCGCACGGCGGATCCGTCACCGTCAGCGGCGGCCTCGGCGTGATGCGCCAGTTCGTGGGTTCCGTACGGGACGAGACGACCGTACGGGACCTGCTGGTGTCCGTCGCCCCGCCCCGCATCCGGGAGGCGGCCGACGCCGTCGACAAGGCCGAGCACGCCCTGATGACCGTCGACGACGAGGCCGCCCAGCTGGCGTACGCGCAGGCCCTGTCCGACTGGGCCGAGGTGCGCGGCTACGAGGCGGAGACGCTGTGGGACATGTGCACCACGGCCGCGCTCGGGGTGCCGTACGAGAAGGCGCAGTGGCGGCAGGTGCGCACGCTGTCCGGCGGTGAGCAGAAGCGGCTGGTGCTGGAGGCGCTGCTGCGCGGCACCGACGAGGTGCTGCTGCTGGACGAGCCCGACAACTACCTCGACGTGCCCGGCAAGCGCTGGCTGGAGGAGCGCCTGAAGGAGACCCGCAAGACGGTGCTCTTCGTCTCCCACGACCGTGAACTCCTCGCCCGCGCCGCCGAGAAGATCGTCTCCGTCGAGCCGGGCCCCGCGGGCGCCGACGCCTGGGTGCACGGCGGCGGCTTCGCCACGTACCACGAGGCCCGGCGGGAACGCTTCGCCCGCTTCGAGGAGTTGCGCCGCCGCTGGGACGAGAAGCACGCCCAGCTGAGGAAACTCGTCCTGAACCTCCGTCAGGCGGCCAGCATCAGCCATGAGCTGGCCTCCCGCTACCAGGCCGCCCAGACCCGCCTGCGCAAGTTCGAGGAGGTGGGCCCGCCGCCGGAGCCGCCGCGCGAGCAGGACATCAGGATGCGCCTGAAGGGCGGCCGTACCGGGGTCCGGGCCGTCACCTGCGAAGGCCTCGAACTGACCGGCCTGATGAAGCCGTTCGACCTGGAGGTGTTCTACGGCGAGCGGGTCGCCGTCCTCGGCTCCAACGGCTCCGGCAAGTCGCACTTCCTGCGGTTGCTGGCCGGCGAGGAGGTGACCCACACGGGGATGTGGAAGCTCGGCGCGCGCGTGGTGCCGGGCCACTTCGCCCAGACGCACGCCCACCCTGAGCTACAGGCCCGCACGCTCCTGGACATCCTCTGGAAGGAGCACGCCCAGGACCGGGGCGCCGCGATGTCCCGGCTGCGCCGCTACGAGCTGACGAACCAGGCCGAGCAGACCTTCGAGCGGCTCTCCGGCGGCCAGCAGGCACGCTTCCAGATCCTCCTGCTGGAGCTCCAGGGCGTCACGGCCCTGCTGCTCGACGAGCCGACCGACAACCTCGACCTGGAGTCCGCCGAAGCCCTCCAGGAGGGCCTGGAGGCCTTCGACGGCACGGTCCTCGCGGTCACCCACGACCGCTGGTTCGCCCGCTCCTTCGACCGCTACCTGGTCTTCGGCAGCGACGGCCGGGTCCGCGAGACGGCGGAACCGGTCTGGGACGAACGACGCGTGGAACGGGCCCGGTAGTCCGGGGGTGCCGGGTCTGGCGGTCCGGTGGCCCCGGGTCCGGCGGGCCGGTGGGTGGCACCCGGGCCTGGGGGACCGGGCTCGGCAGGCCCGGGGGACCGGGCTCGGCAGGCCGCTGTGGGGCACCGGGCTCGGCAGTCCGGCGGGTCGCTGCGTGCGCAGCCTCACGAACACGGCGAGGCGCGGCCGCTGCGGGCCGCGGAAGCCTGGCGGGAGTCACTCGGCTCGGCAGTCCGCCACGGGTACCGCCCCCGGCAGGCCGCTGCGGGGCACTGGTCCGGCAGCCCGCAAGGGGGACTGCGTCCGGCACGGCCGGCGCCCGGGCCGCCCACCGGCGCCCGCCTTTCCTACCGGCCGGCCGGGGCCCGAAGGCGAGAGCCTGGTCGTCTCCCGGATGTCGTTCGGTGGGAGTGCGTGTCGGGCGGGTACCCGGGGGCCATGAACGAACATGACGAGCGGGACCTGACCACGACCGGAGTCGACGCCGCCCGGCTGGACGACCAGCAGCTCATGAAGGAGCTGGAGACCATCCACCGCACGCGTCACGACACGCTGCTCTATGCCTCGAACGACGCCCTGCGGGCCCACAACGAGCGCATGGCGCAGCTGGAGGGCGAGTACCTGCGGCGCAACCCGGACCGCCCGGTGGCCGCGGGCCGCACCCGTGAGGGGGCGCG carries:
- a CDS encoding gas vesicle protein K gives rise to the protein MTERRNPVDRNRLDLEPDTVERDLVKLVLTVVELLRQLMERQALRRFDAGDLDEEQEERIGLTLMLLDDRMTELRERYRLRPEDLNLDLGPLGPLLPRE
- a CDS encoding hydrophobic protein, which codes for MVPILLVLLLVLILFGAGFAVELLWWIALAVLVLWLLGFLMRGTTAGGGRSRWYRW
- a CDS encoding methyltransferase domain-containing protein — encoded protein: MSEARETAVYTHGHHESVLRSHTWRTAANSAAYLLGSLTPRMRILDIGCGPGTITADLAELVPEGHVTGVDHAPGILERARATAAGRRLTNVDLAVADVHALDFPDDTFDVVHAHQVLQHVGDPVRALREMRRVTAPGGLVAVRDADYAAMTWYPGSPGMDDWLDLYRRVARANGGEPDAGRRLKAWALRAGLTDVTATSGTWTFATADERAWWSGLWADRTVASGYAERATAGGHATVERLRAVAEAWREWGAREDGWFSVLHGEILCRKEA
- a CDS encoding bifunctional phosphatase PAP2/diacylglycerol kinase family protein, whose translation is MSPDVDLTALNPGSHVLRDRLLALDCRLFEFAAESHWPGAERVLPRLSRSANHGVLWFATAAAMAAARTPRGRRAAARGLASLSLASVTINTLGKRSVRRSRPVLDPVPLVRQLKRQPITTSFPSGHSASAAAFAAGVALESPSWGAAVAPVAFSVAASRVYTGVHFPSDVLAGAALGAGAAFAVRRLVPTRAQAVPSARPRAEVPALPDGEGLVMVANTGSGTADRVRALGAVLPAAEIVECEPADVPAALEKAAARARVLGVCGGDGTVNTAAGIALRHGLPLAVLPGGTLNHFAYDLGVEGVRDLSRAVQEGEGVRVDVGRFTSGPQEGFFLNTFSLGVYPELVRERERWSSRIGGWPAGVLAALRVVRADRHPLEARLRGEPRPLWLVFVGNGTYHRMGLTPGRRLDLADGRLDVRVVHGGRRPAVRLLAAALAGPLTRSPAHAAVQVGRLHLAGIGPGTLLAYDGEVTEAAGEVTLEKLPQALTVYRPLPTG
- a CDS encoding ATP-binding cassette domain-containing protein, producing MGHLEAAHLEYDLPDGRALLGDVSFRVGEGAVVALVGPNGAGKTTLLRLISGELKPHGGSVTVSGGLGVMRQFVGSVRDETTVRDLLVSVAPPRIREAADAVDKAEHALMTVDDEAAQLAYAQALSDWAEVRGYEAETLWDMCTTAALGVPYEKAQWRQVRTLSGGEQKRLVLEALLRGTDEVLLLDEPDNYLDVPGKRWLEERLKETRKTVLFVSHDRELLARAAEKIVSVEPGPAGADAWVHGGGFATYHEARRERFARFEELRRRWDEKHAQLRKLVLNLRQAASISHELASRYQAAQTRLRKFEEVGPPPEPPREQDIRMRLKGGRTGVRAVTCEGLELTGLMKPFDLEVFYGERVAVLGSNGSGKSHFLRLLAGEEVTHTGMWKLGARVVPGHFAQTHAHPELQARTLLDILWKEHAQDRGAAMSRLRRYELTNQAEQTFERLSGGQQARFQILLLELQGVTALLLDEPTDNLDLESAEALQEGLEAFDGTVLAVTHDRWFARSFDRYLVFGSDGRVRETAEPVWDERRVERAR
- a CDS encoding DUF6158 family protein, producing the protein MNEHDERDLTTTGVDAARLDDQQLMKELETIHRTRHDTLLYASNDALRAHNERMAQLEGEYLRRNPDRPVAAGRTREGARERVSGESTTPRS